The following coding sequences are from one Triplophysa dalaica isolate WHDGS20190420 chromosome 12, ASM1584641v1, whole genome shotgun sequence window:
- the gstk1 gene encoding glutathione S-transferase kappa 1, whose amino-acid sequence MSRKVVELFYDVVSPYSWLGFEVLCRYRNVWNIDLKLKPAFLGGVMHSSGNRPPGMVPNKFLYMVTDLHRLAEYFGVPLSQPSNPAEAMFEKGSLPAMRFVTAVAEKHKDDDVLVEKVSRELWKRIWSTDQDITQPASLTEAGLKAGLSASEVEELLLLATSQTVKDKLKNVTKQALDHKGFGFPLTVCHVNGKPEVFFGSDRFELMAHCIGEKWVGPQPTKLTAKM is encoded by the exons ATGTCCAGAAAAGTTGTGGAATTGTTTTATGATGTTGTCTCCCCCTATTCCTGGTTGGGATTTGAG GTGCTGTGTCGCTACAGAAATGTGTGGAACATCGACCTCAAATTGAAACCTGCTTTTTTAGGGGGAGTCATGCATTCATCAG gTAACCGCCCCCCTGGAATGGTCCCCAATAAGTTTCTGTACATGGTGACTGATCTACATCGACTGGCTGAGTATTTTGGAGTGCCTTTGTCTCAACCATCTAACCCTGCTGAGGCCATGTTTGAGAAAG GGTCTCTCCCTGCAATGCGTTTTGTGACAGCTGTGGCAGAGAAACATAAAGACGACGATGTACTGGTGGAGAAAGTGTCTAGAGAACTGTGGAAAAGGATCTGGAGCACTGATCAAGACATTACCCAGCCTGCCTCACTCACGGAG GCAGGATTAAAGGCAGGCCTCTCAGCCAGTGAAGTGGAGGAATTACTCCTCCTTGCCACATCTCAGACGGTCAAAGACAAGCTGAAGAATGTCACAAAGCAAGCACTGGATCACAAA GGTTTTGGTTTCCCACTGACAGTGTGTCATGTGAACGGAAAGCCGGAAGTCTTCTTTGGGTCTGACAGATTTGAGCTTATGGCACATTGCATTG GTGAGAAGTGGGTGGGGCCTCAGCCTACCAAGCTCACAGCCAAAATGTGA
- the phc1 gene encoding polyhomeotic-like protein 1, with translation MEAGEDQTNSSSANSSTASGGNSRPPQIAQMSLYERQAVQALQALQRQPNAAQYFQQLMLQQQINNAQLHNLAAVQQATLAASRQSSSPSNSVSQATSSAQCTVNLSTTSGGGTLTNPRPMGPANSATSSALSQSVLLGGNSGGQGQMYLRVNRSLRAPIAPQLIFMPGGTATAAVATAAQQQPQPQQQETTPTSTSNQSDNDQVQNLAMRCVSTPRLATVKTEFADRKETGSYPLNQQQQQFGQSAQQIQPQAQPLPNAKLQNFSNTANPSMSGLNMKGTNQTAVTPLQAGVPSNPPSSAPSTSLPLSQLLLSQCQARGVPAATATVTHILVPTSNVPTSSQGYTMGTVAGKTNMAAQTLVVQPLQQTGANLSTEKLGHGTGHVHIQPKMAQGHRMPVQMPPRQPPPILPAPPNNSQVTGGHHPPHIPVQLVGARQSTQALAVAQARACCAQQDNAAAMAVNNSTSNVVTMVKAMEVSGSGVCLKTPQSLLPVSQLQINQSTGSNQGNPAAVSHSVDGQNGAPQSGDAVFVQSGPTQTKPLVGPLKRKSESDATHEMTAETINASQALLDSAPSLSPAPSLDTVPEMAFSTPPTLSLSLPLPRGGGQGDRAPVPQAVVKPQVLTHLIEGFVIQEGAEPFPVTGPVKERAEGILPVAVPPIPHPGHHNSNLLKCEYCLNFAPASQFRRSKRFCSKTCAKRYNVSCSHHYRISRGMEAGERPPGSPAIPDVIARRRGPRRSSSEIACAKLAGRHLPMKCQSESSHSEDNFSCDGEEEEDFLSLSPSSSFSCPRPAHGGPQLEDTAPGGLQVDGDHFLSGNPAHWRVEEVCRFISSLQGCEDLASQFQSQEIDGQALLLLKEEHLMSTMNIKLGPALKICASINSLRD, from the exons ATGGAGGCAGGAGAGGACCAGACCAACTCCAGCTCAGCCAATAGCAGCACTGCTTCGGGGGGAAACTCCCGCCCCCCTCAGATAGCTCAAATGTCTCTTTATGAAAGGCAGGCTGTGCAG GCACTGCAGGCGCTACAGAGGCAGCCCAACGCAGCTCAGTACTTCCAGCAGCTCATGCTGCAGCAACAGATCAACAACGCTCAACTACACAACTTGGCCGCTGTGCAACAG GCAACTCTTGCGGCCAGTCGTCAGTCCAGCTCTCCCAGTAACAGTGTCTCTCAAGCTACAAGCTCAGCACAATGCACA GTCAACTTAAGTACCACCTCTGGGGGCGGGACTTTGACAAACCCCCGTCCAATGGGACCCGCCAACTCTGCGACCTCATCGGCCCTTAGCCAGTCTGTGTTACTGGGCGGAAACTCGGGTGGACAGGGTCAGATGTACCTGAGA GTGAACCGCTCTCTAAGGGCACCTATCGCTCCTCAGCTTATTTTTATGCCTGGTGGTACGGCAACAGCTGCTGTGGCAACGGCTGCTCAACAGCAGCCCCAACCACAACAACAGGAAACAACTCCCACATCCACAAGTAACCAGTCAGACAATGATCAG GTGCAGAACCTAGCGATGCGTTGCGTGTCCACTCCACGGCTGGCTACTGTAAAGACAGAATTTGCAGACAGGAAGGAGACAG GATCATACCCACTAAACCAGCAGCAACAGCAGTTTGGTCAATCAGCCCAGCAGATCCAACCCCAGGCTCAACCGCTCCCCAACGCCAAACTGCAAAACTTCTCCAACACCGCCAACCCCAGCATGTCTGGCCTCAACATGAAGGGCACTAATCAAACCGCTGTCACTCCACTACAAGCTGGAGTTCCTTCCAACCCTCCTTCCTCCGCCCCTTCCACTTCGCTTCCCCTCTCCCAGCTCCTCCTTTCTCAATGCCAGGCTCGAGGTGTTCCTGCTGCGACGGCTACGGTTACCCACATTCTGGTGCCCACCTCCAATGTTCCCACTTCATCCCAAGGTTACACAATGGGCACAGTGGCAGGCAAAACAAACATGGCTGCCCAGACCTTAGTGGTGCAACCTCTCCAGCAGACCGGGGCTAATCTGAGCACAGAGAAACTGGGTCACGGAACGGGGCATGTGCACATCCAGCCAAAAATGGCTCAAGGCCATCGGATGCCAGTGCAGATGCCCCCTCGCCAGCCACCTCCAATCCTTCCGGCACCACCCAATAACAGCCAAGTCACAGGGGGCCATCACCCTCCTCATATCCCAGTTCAGCTGGTCGGAGCAAGGCAGAGCACACAGGCTCTAGCGGTCGCCCAGGCTCGGGCATGTTGCGCCCAGCAGGATAACGCGGCTGCAATGGCTGTCAATAACTCCACTAGTAATGTAGTTACTATGGTAAAGGCAATGGAAGTCAGCGGCTCAGGCGTGTGCCTTAAAACACCCCAAAGTCTCCTTCCCGTGTCTCAGTTGCAGATCAATCAGAGCACAGGATCGAATCAGGGGAATCCTGCTGCAGTCTCACACTCGGTGGACGGACAGAATGGAGCACCACAAAGTGGAGATGCTGTGTTTGTTCAGTCTGGACCAACTCAG ACAAAACCGCTAGTTGGTCCTTTAAAACGGAAATCAGAATCAGATGCAACCCATGAGATGACAGCAGAGACCATCAATGCAAGTCAAGCACTGCTAGACTCCGCCCCTTCCCTCTCACCAGCTCCCTCGCTTGACACAG TTCCAGAGATGGCCTTTTCCACTCCTCCaactctctcgctttctctccctcttcctcgtggaggAGGGCAGGGCGACCGAGCACCCGTCCCACAAGCTGTGGTCAAACCTCAAGTTCTCACTCACCTCATTGAAGGTTTCGTGATCCAGGAGGGAGCCGAACCTTTCCCT GTGACTGGTCCAGTGAAAGAGCGAGCAGAGGGCATTCTTCCTGTGGCTGTTCCACCCATCCCACATCCAGGGCACCACAACTCTAAct TGTTGAAGTGTGAATACTGTCTGAATTTCGCACCCGCCAGCCAGTTCAGACGCTCCAAACGCTTCTGTTCCAAAACCTGTGCTAAGAG GTACAATGTCAGCTGCAGTCACCACTACCGCATTAGTCGGGGAATGGAGGCTGGAGAACGGCCACCAGGGAGCCCTGCGATCCCGGATGTTATTGCAAGACGCAGGGGTCCTCGCAGGAGCAGTTCTGAGATCGCCTGCGCTAAACTTGCAGGCAGGCATCTTCCCATGAAG TGTCAGTCTGAATCCAGTCATTCTGAAGATAACTTCAGTTGTGATGGTGAGGAAGAGGAAGACTTCCTGTCACTCTCTCCCAGCTCATCTTTCTCTTGCCCAAGACCGGCACACGGTGGTCCACAGTTGGAAGATACAGCACCGGGTGGCCTCCAAGTGGATGGGGACCACTTCCTGTCTGGCAACCCTGCTCATTGGCGTGTCGAGGAAGTTTGTCGGTTTATCTCTTCTCTCCAAG GTTGTGAGGACCTGGCATCGCAGTTCCAGTCTCAGGAGATTGATGGGCAGGCACTGCTTCTACTAAAGGAAGAACATCTCATGTCCACCATGAATATCAAACTCGGCCCTGCCCTCAAAATCTGTGCGTCTATCAACAGTCTGAGGGACTGA
- the styk1b gene encoding tyrosine-protein kinase STYK1b, with amino-acid sequence MASTTSSANSECGNGDTLCIIRVYEQEVIIVPVLFFMTFLVVLVLLLLLRYCPEKVDRLQPNSERSTKNRRNLQGIDAPRGLNALEGERIALDSTSYMTFSTLPQIKENPSDHDSTNVAFTDGRGSFGATASPFTKPKELPRQRLPENFNGVSSLPASYSLKTDNSVSLYRARMDNRNVVLRVLKDSASKQESQSFLGFASFLSQLGPNPFIPELLGVVSLRAPLITVMEEMENRDLLGFLWRSREDKVGPEGICEMTERTIFTMALHVSTALDYLHSKDLLHCNVKARSVLVSRIFTAKLWGLGDLYARTSENAKRMEDPGRKKWQAPELLAKRPATPKSDVWSFGLLLFEMVTLGEVPFAEIPVTELLQYHQRGKTLKKPHNCSNSLYSIIKSCCQWKEHDRPTLAEVRRKLQSGEKSANDSVVLRVPEPINIEQYLREAGYGESNDYTIF; translated from the exons ATGGCGTCTACTACCAGCTCTGCAAATTCAGAAtgtggaaatggagacacattGTGTA TCATCCGTGTGTACGAACAGGAAGTTATTATCGTACCTGTGCTGTTTTTTATGACTTTCCTCGTTGTACTGgtgttgctgctgctgttgaGGTACTGTCCTGAGAAAGTCGACCGTCTGCAACCAAATTCCGAACGATCGACTAAGAACAGGAGAAACTTGCAAGGCATTGATG CTCCTCGGGGTCTAAATGCTCTGGAGGGTGAGCGCATAGCATTGGACAGCACCTCGTACATGACTTTCAGCACCTTACCACAAATTAAAGAAAATCCGTCTGACCATGACTCCACCAATGTGGCCTTCACTGATGGAAGAGGCTCTTTCGGCGCCACAGCTTCACCCTTCACAAAGCCCAAGGAACTCCCACGTCAACGGCTGCCGGAGAACTTTAACGGGGTGTCTTCTCTTCCAGCATCATACTCTTTAAAGACAGACAACTCTGTCTCACTCTACAGAGCTCGGATGGATAACAGAAATGTGGTGCTGCGTGTACTTAAAG attcagCCAGTAAACAGGAAAGTCAGTCGTTCCTGGGATTCGCATCCTTCCTTTCTCAACTGGGTCCCAACCCATTTATACCGGAGCTACTGGGAGTCGTGTCTCTGCGTGCTCCTCTCATTACTGTTATGGAAGAGATGGAGAACCGAGATCTGCTTGGGTTCCTGTGGAGGAGTAGAGAG GATAAAGTTGGACCAGAAGGCATTTGCGAGATGACTGAGAGAACGATCTTCACTATGGCCTTACATGTGTCCACTGCACTG GATTATCTCCATAGCAAAGATCTTCTCCACTGTAACGTCAAGGCTCGCAGTGTATTGGTCAGCCGTATTTTTACAGCAAAGCTCTGGGGTTTGGGTGATTTATATGCAAGAACTTCAGAAAATGCTAAGCGCATGGAAGATCCAGGAAGAAAAAAGTGGCAAGCTCCTGAATTATTGGCCAAGAGACCTGCCACTCCAAAGAGTGATGT TTGGTCATTTGGACTTCTGCTGTTTGAAATGGTGACACTTG GTGAGGTCCCTTTTGCTGAAATCCCTGTGACTGAACTTCTACAGTATCACCAAAGAGGCAAAACCCTGAAGAAACCACACAACTGCTCCAACTCACT TTATTCAATTATCAAATCTTGCTGTCAGTGGAAGGAGCACGACCGCCCCACATTGGCTGAGGTCAGGCGTAAACTCCAATCAGGAGAGAAGAGTGCCAATGACAGCGTTGTTCTCCGTGTGCCTGAGCCAATCAATATTGAGCAATATCTGAGGGAGGCGGGATATGGAGAATCCAACGACTACACAATTTTCTGA